The Archocentrus centrarchus isolate MPI-CPG fArcCen1 chromosome 13, fArcCen1, whole genome shotgun sequence genomic interval GAACACCGCTGAAAAATTAttaaacataacacaaaggGGAAATAAGAAGAAGCTTGTACTTATAAAATGgcttcaaaaactgaaattactctcaaaaaagaagagatgctctctgtgtgaaagaaaaatgaaaatgagaaaaggtgGCAACACAAGAGATGGATATCGCTGGTAAGTTCTTGATTTCCTATAAATTTCTTAAATTTGACCTATGTCTTCCATATGCCTGAATTACACATTTCTAGGTTAGTTACTTGCATTTGGAGAGTACTTTGAAAGTACTTTAGTAAGACATTTTGTAAAATACCATCAGCTAATCAGCACagtcacaaaaatttaaaatattattattgttgtttattgatatttaatgtattaattcaTGTATTCATTATGTTTTACCAAATGGCATATTTTGTTCAAAGGGTGTGTCGAAGACATAATAGATTCATGTCCAAATCCATAAGAGATGGGTCTATTTTCTCAGGCTCTCGCTCCTCCTTGACTTCTTGGATGATGTTCATGCATAGGTTtgttacacagacatacatataGTCATGATAAACAGTAAGTACATATGTACTGCATGTAGTAAACTATTTTGACTCATAGCAtaatattaaacacaaactgttgtaaaattaggtaaatgcaaccttgaatgagcagcaacaacatttcattatttatttaataaaagctacgcaaaaatgaagaagcagTATATGAAAATTAAGTActaactaagtacaccccatgattaagtagtgtgtagaaccacctttagtaaTATCCCTTCTATTCtaccacattattattttataataatttcataCATGTGACATAACAGTAACACCTTTTACATGATTAAGAAGTCAGTAATAAACTGTGTTAATATCACATTAACATTATTCATATAGGTTTACTACATTGCTGCAGGTTTGCACAAGGGCTAAGACTGAGGCAAGTGGACTTAATTGAAGAGGGAGTCTGTGGAAGCAGCCGCACTTTGTCCAAGATGTCCAAGACACtaaggagggtgtgtgtgcaaGCAGTTAAGCACCtgaagaggagggggaaaaTGAGAATAGGTGGAAGACatggttttgttgtcattgATGAGAGCAAGTTTTGTCACAAGAGAAAGGTAAagatatgaatttatttaagaTATTAATTGGTGAATAATGGTGATAGGTACATCTGTAGCTATGAAATTGTTGTTCAGACAACTGCAAATAAATCATGCCTTAACACTGTCCTCTTTCCAAAAACTTCTAATTTTTCAGTATGCACGCGGGCGATTTGGTGCTACTTGGCGCAGGAGAGGCTGGGTTTTTGGATTGTTGGAAGTCAATCAACGGAGAAGGAGGCCTGTGTTGAAATTTGTTCGCAGACAAAATTCTGAAAGACTACTTCCTATTATACAGCGATATGTTAGACCTGCAAGTACAATTTTGAGTGACTCTTGGCGTTCCTACTGCAGACTGAGGCAACATGGGTGTCATACAATACACTACCAAGTCAATCACCAGAGGTTTTTTGTTCACCCTGCTACAGGAGCACATACCCAGCATATAGAAAGGTCCTGGAGAACCTTTAAGCAAGAGGTGTACCGTTTCAGAGGCAACATGACTGAGAAGTCACTGAGAGAGATCCTACATTTTATTGAGTGGAACTACTGGCTGGGTAGACAACACAGAAATGGACCCCTTGGTCGCCTTTTCAAGGATATAAGAGCCATACATCCAGTACAATAACATCACCCCTGTGGCTGGAGCCTTTTTgcatggagtttgtatgttatctccagatctgtgtgggctctctctggctactctggcttcctcccacagtcatgcATGGGGTTAGATAAATTGGTGATTAGCTCTAGGTCTGACTGTGTAAATTGACCCTAGTTGTAAATGTGAATAGTTCGTCTCGGCATTAGCCcgatgacagactggtgacctgtccaatgTGTAGCCCATCTCCCGcaaatgacagctgagacagGGTCCAGCTCCCCTGGAAAAAATGCATAGATGgatggcattttgtttttgtgtattggacatttaaaatatgtattccatTGTCATCCAGATATAAAATGTGCTGTGACAGAGGATCTTCTACACTCCTATGCAAtttcaaaaactattttaaatagaCCTCTTAGCTATGCTTAATATTGTGATCCTCAAACAAATACAATGCAGTTATTTTCCAGCGAGCTTTTAATGAGtgttttatgcatgtttatttttttaaatctaatactTAATGTTTTTCAAACAGGTAGTTTAGCATTTTCCATGTGTTTCCAGTTCATCATCAGAACTcttgacttttgttttattcagtgattaaCTTGGCAATAAATACAGTCAGTTTACAAGCCTGATTCttgcttattacacagaacctaccaccattatttccagataatgctcacacttcttgtagtttgctttaataggttattgcatagaaacagtcggttttgcattttgcagccctgattcctgcttaatacacagaaactaccatgagcatttccagataatgctcacacttcttgtagtttgctttaataggttattgcatagaaacagtcggttttgcattttgcagccctgattcctgcttattacacagaacctaccaccattatttccagataatgctcacacttgttgtagtttacttaaataggttattgcatagaaacagtcggttttgcattttgcagccctgattcctgcttattacaaagaaattaccataaatatttccatttaataagccaaagcattaagcataatatttaggctattaagcaaagcagaatgctgagaacctaaggtataattaattcaagccttataacatggtaataccatcctattatgttaaaacattagccaatattacttcataattttgcgtttattacaatttattaaaaattatgaaaagttaaatgcataaacattacttccttattgctatctccatacaatatttttaccacatttttaagctactattactaaagggtttagcctcatgggcatatctctgtttccacagcattaccatcagttttgggggccttacgatccatttacataaatttcagtggaatattactcaattgtaaccgctgttgttaccagcagtattacttgatattagctggtaattaccttgataattggatggcaataaccgttaaatttcctcattattaccttctgtttccagctttttcgCTGTTGTTACTAGTGGTATTACTtggatattagctggtaattaccttggTAATTGGATGATAATGTCCTGTAtattaccccattattaccttttgtttccagcttgttaccccattattacccccttattaccacattattaccgagctgtaatagaaagtgctacCAAGATGGTAGatatctcatctcatctcatctcatctcatctcatctcatctcatctcatctcactATATTTTTAGGGAAGTAGTTTCCCTCTGACTGTGTCATTACCCTTTTGGTTGGATTAGCCCAATATGCATGCTACTTGATCTGTTTGTGGCCCTCTACATCAATCTGAGGGCACAAAACTGACATCTACAGTAATTaggaagacagaaaatgaacaaGTTGTTCTCTATGAAGCTGATTAATATTATCAGACTCTGACAGATGGGACAGGAAGGACGCTAAATTACCTAACACCTCAGAAATTTTCAGTTGATGGGCACTGTGCCACATTTGTCAATCAGTCTGTTCTCAGAGGGGTGATATGGAGGAGGAACACACATGGAAAGTGATACAGCCTGTTGCTGGAAAGATATTGTTTCAGCATGCTTGTATAATAGATTTTCTCTAGATTTTTTCACTCTGCCAGGCAGACTCCAGCGACCTGAGCTTGTAAGGTAAATCCAACTAAAGGAAGCATCACTACAACAGTGTGGTTACAACTCCCACATTAGTGCTGACACAGAACTAATCTGTCTGTGGAATTAAACCTCCATCTTTCTCAATTGTGGCCAAGACCTAAAGCTACTTCAGGCCACAGTGACTTTCTCCAAAATAGAAAAGATAAAACAACCTGTTCTCTGGCTTCAGATGTGATGCTATTAACCCTCATCCGCATTTCTTCATTGAATTACTGACTTATTCTTCTTCTCCTCAAGGGGGGCATAAGGCTGACACCACATTCACCATCTGGTTCGGTCTTGGGTGGATGCTTTGACTTCTCCCCATGACATGAAAATGGTTTGAAGTTCTGCCTCAAGGGTTCTTCTCCATGTCATAGTTGGTctcccttttttcctcttcccttGAGGTTTCCAATTCAGTGCTTGGCAGACATTTGGGGTGTTGTGTCCCGTCCTTTAATGAAAGTAGTTACTGGTATCTGTCTGGTTGTTCTTCAGAGGGCCCCAACTCTATAGAGGCTGTCTATTGTCTGTGCTTCTACAATCACAGATGCTAAACTTCCTTTAGCCTCTTGAATCTTTAAAAGCCTCTTGGGCCCACAGAGCCCTAACAGCATTCCTTCAGTTTCACCTTATCCACAGGGGTCCATTAATCAATTCATAAGAGTTCCTCTTCTAGCACCACAACAGAAACAGATGACTTACTGACCATAAACAACCATCTTGACTATagctttaaatattaaaaaccaaaatgacAGTGTTTATAAATATACACCTTTACCTTTCTTCATTTTGCCTGTCTGCATGGCTCTGAAGCATGTTAGCCTATATGCTACAGAGCTTAATTATGTCACTACTGTTGACTGAATGTGtgattctttatttatcagtgattcattgtaactgttttttgtactttatgatttgttttgatttgatttgatagTTCATATATATTACCCATGCCTATTAGAActacaatcttttttttctttcttgtttttacttttacttttactttttcagAAACAGCAACAGGTGTGTGATCCCTTGAGCCCAAGGTCTTGTTAAAAAGCTAACCTACAAGATACAGAGATTATCGTACCCAAATACTAAACAGTGTCTCCTACGACACCTCCATCCTTCCTCTTTTGAGCATCACTCAGGGACATATTAGGTGAATAACAGAACCTTATGGCCGGAGGCAGCACAACATACAGCATGTGATATTCATACTGTTGTGCTGTGTTTTGTAGCCTGCAGAGTTTGCCTTGATAATGATATGCAAAACACCCCCAGTGACTCATTAATCATCACCAAAGTATCCCAGAGCATAAATCCTAAAAGAAGAGGTTATAAATTATTAGTATTAGTTATTTTAAGTTTAGGTTTAGGGAATGGCAGGAGTAAAGAGTGGGCTATGTTAGGCCTGTGTTTAGAGTTAGGGCAAAGCTCCAGGAAATCAACACCTTTACATACACACAGTTGTGTGTATGAAAAGTAATGTACCCACATGTTGTCTACTGTAGAAACCCTAGGTGACACTGGTCTACTCTCTGCCTTTCCATATCCCTGAAGGATGAATTAGATCTAGTGAAACATAACACTGAGACATGAGACAGCTCATGTCTTTCTTCATTATGGTCAAGTGCCCATTCCAGTGCCTTGTTGTTGTTACTTGTTGTGAACCTCATGTTCTTTTTCCTTTGATCAGAAGTCCCAGGGAAATGGTGTCACTCTGACAGTTGTAGCATGAGGGCgatagcatatatatatataccacacAGGGCAGCATCTCTTACTTGATACTAAAGACTAGATAGTTTATTTGTATACCATTGATGCAATAAAGGTCCAAGATACAGCAGGCTGATGAGAAGCATTTTAACTACTAGGCtgagttaataataataatgcaccTATATTAACCACACTAGTAATCCTGCACTTTAAATTTATTTAGGTGCAATAGTGTGAGGATAGGGTAATGATGTATTATTTGGGGATGTATTATCTCATGCTTTTTCATATCAAGTCAACTGTTTTTGTCAGCTTACATGCTTTTTTGCTGCTCATTCAATGTTTGAAATTTCTATAGTTTGAACTGCTAAAGGGATAGATTCAGGATCAAATGTATATAGTCAGTTATTTTCAGGGAAGGATGAACCCTTTATGGATACGATTAGCTGAGTTTAGTCTTTCATTGAGAAGGGCCCGGCTTATCCTCTTAAGTGTTCTGTGCACTGGGATTTTTGCCTATGACTTGTACCAAGACCAAATCCTGCAATGTCAGATAATTCCTGGCACTATGACCCTGCCTGCACTGGAGAAAAAGGGGGACATTATGTTGGGTGGACTTTTCTCCCTTCATGACATGGTGTTGGAGCCCAGTCTGTCTTTCCCCTCTACTCCTCCTGCTACACAGTGCACAAGGTAAGTTTTCTTCACGTATTCTTAAACTTGCTGCTTGAGACTCTACATTAATGTTATTGAAAGTATAGTGCAACCTGCTGATACAGATTTTTGCTATTCTGATTTTCTTTATAAGAATAATAATATGATCATTGATAAATATCATAATAATTAACAACATTtgcaaataaaaatcaatttttttttcaatgcaaaattttatttccataaaaaaggaaatcatTTAGGTTCTACAGTTTACCCCAAATGGCAGTAGACTGCAGGATGTTCTCTCactgaaacatctgaaaatatTGTGCTTTACTGGAAAGAGGGGCAAGTAATTAACTGAAAATAACTGCTGCACACCCACCTTTACCTGACATATTTTACCTTACcaatcaaacacagctgcagctttatataacaaaacaaatgtcagttACTTACATCGTTTTTCACTATGTTTATAAATTCATCAGAT includes:
- the LOC115790903 gene encoding uncharacterized protein LOC115790903, with the translated sequence MNTAEKLLNITQRGNKKKLVLIKWLQKLKLLSKKKRCSLCERKMKMRKGGNTRDGYRWVCRRHNRFMSKSIRDGSIFSGSRSSLTSWMMFMHRFAQGLRLRQVDLIEEGVCGSSRTLSKMSKTLRRVCVQAVKHLKRRGKMRIGGRHGFVVIDESKFCHKRKYARGRFGATWRRRGWVFGLLEVNQRRRRPVLKFVRRQNSERLLPIIQRYVRPASTILSDSWRSYCRLRQHGCHTIHYQVNHQRFFVHPATGAHTQHIERSWRTFKQEVYRFRGNMTEKSLREILHFIEWNYWLGRQHRNGPLGRLFKDIRAIHPVQ